Proteins encoded by one window of Cannabis sativa cultivar Pink pepper isolate KNU-18-1 chromosome 4, ASM2916894v1, whole genome shotgun sequence:
- the LOC133037394 gene encoding reticulon-like protein B5 isoform X2 has product MAERTESAEAKSESLIEKITEKIHGHGDSSSSSSDSASEQVKPESPSSVKTKIFRLFGRERPVHQVFGGGKRKDLSLFLSFFFFLIQNPPATSIVIFFLNPKSSHHLCSYLLLHAQALTLAALAGAAVVEYYDHERAKRLIRKKKESQVHHQVTGCQAFSSQFTSFQIS; this is encoded by the exons ATGGCTGAGCGAACTGAGAGCGCAGAGGCGAAATCAGAGTCTTTGATCGAGAAGATTACAGAGAAGATCCATGGTCATGGCGACTCTTCATCCTCCTCATCCGACTCTGCATCGGAGCAAGTGAAACCGGAATCTCCGTCTTCTGTTAAGACCAAGATTTTCAGGCTTTTTGGGCGAGAAAGACCAGTTCACCAGGTTTTCGGTGGAGGAAAACGTAAGGATCTCTcactatttttatcttttttcttttttcttatccAAAACCCACCAGCCACCTCCATTGTCATCTTCTTCCTAAACCCTAAAAGCTCTCACCACCTCTGCAGTTATCTTCT GTTGCATGCTCAGGCTCTCACCTTAGCTGCGTTAGCTGGTGCAGCAGTGGTGGAATACTATGACCACGAACGTGCAAAAAGGCTGATCA ggaagaagaaggaaagccAAGTACATCACCAAGTCACAGGGTGTCAAGCATTTTCAAGTCAATTTACCTCTTTTCAG atttcttag
- the LOC133037394 gene encoding reticulon-like protein B5 isoform X1 produces MAERTESAEAKSESLIEKITEKIHGHGDSSSSSSDSASEQVKPESPSSVKTKIFRLFGRERPVHQVFGGGKRKDLSLFLSFFFFLIQNPPATSIVIFFLNPKSSHHLCSYLLLHAQALTLAALAGAAVVEYYDHERAKRLIRKKKESQVHHQVTGCQAFSSQFTSFQVSILFSNSLMLCHVF; encoded by the exons ATGGCTGAGCGAACTGAGAGCGCAGAGGCGAAATCAGAGTCTTTGATCGAGAAGATTACAGAGAAGATCCATGGTCATGGCGACTCTTCATCCTCCTCATCCGACTCTGCATCGGAGCAAGTGAAACCGGAATCTCCGTCTTCTGTTAAGACCAAGATTTTCAGGCTTTTTGGGCGAGAAAGACCAGTTCACCAGGTTTTCGGTGGAGGAAAACGTAAGGATCTCTcactatttttatcttttttcttttttcttatccAAAACCCACCAGCCACCTCCATTGTCATCTTCTTCCTAAACCCTAAAAGCTCTCACCACCTCTGCAGTTATCTTCT GTTGCATGCTCAGGCTCTCACCTTAGCTGCGTTAGCTGGTGCAGCAGTGGTGGAATACTATGACCACGAACGTGCAAAAAGGCTGATCA ggaagaagaaggaaagccAAGTACATCACCAAGTCACAGGGTGTCAAGCATTTTCAAGTCAATTTACCTCTTTTCAGGTCAGTATATTATTCTCAAATTCACTGATGTTGTGCCATGTCTTTTGA
- the LOC115714990 gene encoding GTPase ERA-like, chloroplastic, with amino-acid sequence MELVSYNSATSTLSRQNLLTGSSSFSKFRTNPDNRRPLFPSSIRKYPLQTHFHVQPRNFTYQFVLLSVRQQILVSEQENEEEEDEEEMSSYSDGESSLLSLSVKPDRNMALLDDYELEELDYSDPNHRSGYVAVLGKPNVGKSTLSNQMIGQKLSIVTDKPQTTRHRVLGICSTPEYQMVLYDTPGVIEKKMHMLDSMMMKNVRNAAVNADCVLVLVDACKVPDKIDEILEEGLGDFSEKMPPILLVLNKRDMIKPGELAKKLEWYEKFTNVDEVIPVSAKYGQGVEDIKNWILSKLPTGPAYYPKDIVSEHPERFFVSEIVREKIFIQYRKEIPYVCQVNVVSYKTRPTAKDFIQVEIVVEKNSQKIILIGKDGKALKVLATAARLDIENFLQKKVYLEVEVKVKENWRQDEGLLKYYGYGGQIKAL; translated from the exons ATGGAGCTTGTTTCCTACAACTCTGCAACTTCAACTCTTTCAAGACAAAATCTTTTAACTGGTTCCTCTTCCTTCTCCAAATTCCGAACAAACCCAGATAACCGAAGGcctctctttccttcttctaTCAGAAAATATCCACTACAAACTCATTTCCATGTCCAACCCAGAAACTTTACCTATCAATTCGTATTGTTGAGTGTACGACAGCAGATTTTGGTTAGCGAACAAGAAAATGAAGAAGaggaagacgaagaagaaatgAGCTCTTATTCGGATGGTGAATCTTCTTTACTGTCTCTGAGTGTGAAGCCTGACAGGAACATGGCGTTACTAGACGACTATGAATTGGAGGAGCTCGATTACTCTGACCCTAACCATCGAAGCG GATATGTGGCTGTACTTGGGAAGCCTAATGTTGGAAAGAGTACACTGTCAAACCAAATGATAGGTCAAAAGTTGTCAATAGTTACTGATAAACCGCAAACTACAAGGCATCGAGTTCTTGGTATATGCTCTACACCAGAATATCAG ATGGTACTTTATGATACACCTGGTGTTATTGAGAAGAAGATGCACATGTTAGATTCTATGATGATGAAGAATGTCAGAAATGCTGCTGTCAATGCAGACTGTGTACTTGTTCTTGTTGATGCATGTAAAGTGCCCGATAAA ATTGATGAAATATTGGAGGAAGGTCTTGGTGACTTCTCAGAAAAAATGCCACCCATTTTGCTGGTTTTGAATAAAAGAGATATGATTAAACCTGGTGAACTTGCAAAGAAGCTGGAG TGGtatgaaaaatttacaaatgtTGATGAGGTCATACCGGTGAGTGCCAAGTATGGTCAAGGAGTGGAAGATATCAAGAATTGGATTCTGTCAAAACTTCCCACCGGGCCTGCTTATTATCCAAAG GACATTGTCAGTGAACATCCCGAAAGATTCTTTGTTTCTGAAATTGTAAGGGAAAAGATATTTATTCAGTATCGGAAGGAAATTCCATACGTATGCCAG GTGAATGTTGTGAGCTACAAAACTAGGCCAACTGCAAAAGATTTTATACAAGTGGAAATTGTTGTTGAAAAAAACTCACAGAAGATCATCCTTATAGGAAAG GATGGTAAGGCTTTAAAAGTGCTTGCAACAGCTGCGCGGCTTGACATTGAGAATTTCTTACAGAAGAAGGTTTATCTTGAG GTTGAAGTGAAAGTGAAAGAAAATTGGAGGCAAGATGAAGGGTTGTTGAAGTATTATGGCTATGGAGGGCAAATTAAAGCATTATGA
- the LOC115714108 gene encoding mannan endo-1,4-beta-mannosidase 7 isoform X1: MKHFSLAILLVILIHQHNFVEATKNGFIRTWGHHFMLNGNPYYANGFNAYWLMYVASDPSQRFKVSSAFQEASSHGLTVARTWAFSDGGYRPLQYAPGSYNDQTFKGLDFVVAEARKHGIKLILSLVNNYESFGGKKQYVNWARNQGQYLTSDDDFFRNPIVKGYYKNHVSTVLNRYNSFTGLHYKNDPTIMAWELMNEPRCTSDPSGRTIQAWITEMAAHVKSIDRNHLLEIGSEGFYGQSSPHRRSLNPGLNIGTDFIANNRIPHIDFATVHSYPDQWLTGANDQNQLSFLNQWLDSHIQDSQNILRKPLLLTEFGKSSKDSGYNTYQRDQLFNTVYNKVYSSAKRGGVAAGAMFWQLLTDGMDSFRDGYEIILSQSSSTANIITQQSHKLDQVRKIFVRMRNVERWKRAKAARRAQWLSRNRGKRIGN; encoded by the exons ATGAAGCACTTTTCTTTGGCCATTCTTTTGGTAATTTTGATCCACCAACACAATTTTGTAGAAGCAACAAAAAATGGTTTCATCAGAACTTGGGGGCACCATTTTATGCTGAATGGTAATCCATACTATGCAAATGGATTCAATGCCTACTGGTTAATGTATGTAGCTTCTGACCCATCTCAGAGGTTCAAAGTTTCATCTGCTTTTCAAGAAGCTTCTAGCCATGGACTCACTGTGGCTAGAACTTGGGCTTTCAGTGATGGAGgttatagacctcttcagtatGCTCCTGGCTCATATAATGACCAAACTTTTAAG GGGCTTGATTTTGTTGTAGCTGAGGCCAGAAAGCATGGGATTAAGCTTATACTGAGTTTGGTTAACAATTATGAGAGCTTTGGTGGGAAAAAGCAGTACGTGAATTGGGCTAGAAATCAAGGGCAGTATTTGACATCTGATGATGATTTTTTTAGGAACCCTATTGTCAAAGGCTACTACAAGAATCATGTATCT ACTGTTCTTAACAGATACAACAGTTTCACTGGGCTTCACTACAAAAATGACCCAACAATCATGGCTTGGGAGCTTATGAATGAGCCCAGATGCACTTCTGATCCTTCAGGAAGGACTATTCAG GCATGGATAACAGAAATGGCTGCTCATGTTAAGTCCATAGACAGAAATCACTTGCTTGAAATTGGTTCAGAAGGGTTTTATGGACAATCATCTCCTCATAGAAGGAGTCTCAATCCTGGTTTAAATATTGGGACAGATTTCATTGCAAACAACAGAATCCCTCACATTGATTTTGCTACTGTTCATTCTTATCCTGACCAATG GTTAACAGGAGCAAATGATCAAAACCAGCTTTCTTTCTTGAACCAATGGCTAGACTCACACATCCAAGATTCACAAAACATTCTTCGAAAGCCATTACTTCTAACCGAATTTGGGAAATCTTCGAAAGATTCTGGCTACAACACATACCAGAGAGACCAGCTCTTCAACACAGTGTACAACAAGGTATACTCATCAGCTAAAAGAGGAGGAGTTGCAGCTGGGGCAATGTTTTGGCAACTTTTAACCGACGGGATGGACTCTTTTCGCGACGGTTATGAGATAATTCTGAGCCAAAGTTCCTCAACTGCAAATATAATTACTCAACAGTCTCACAAGCTTGATCAGGTCAGAAAAATCTTTGTAAGGATGAGAAATGTTGAGAGGTGGAAGAGGGCAAAAGCAGCTAGAAGAGCCCAATGGTTAAGCCGAAACAGAGGAAAACGCATAGGAAACTAA
- the LOC115714108 gene encoding mannan endo-1,4-beta-mannosidase 7 isoform X2, giving the protein MDSLWLELGLSVMEVIDLFSMLLAHIMTKLLRLGLDFVVAEARKHGIKLILSLVNNYESFGGKKQYVNWARNQGQYLTSDDDFFRNPIVKGYYKNHVSTVLNRYNSFTGLHYKNDPTIMAWELMNEPRCTSDPSGRTIQAWITEMAAHVKSIDRNHLLEIGSEGFYGQSSPHRRSLNPGLNIGTDFIANNRIPHIDFATVHSYPDQWLTGANDQNQLSFLNQWLDSHIQDSQNILRKPLLLTEFGKSSKDSGYNTYQRDQLFNTVYNKVYSSAKRGGVAAGAMFWQLLTDGMDSFRDGYEIILSQSSSTANIITQQSHKLDQVRKIFVRMRNVERWKRAKAARRAQWLSRNRGKRIGN; this is encoded by the exons ATGGACTCACTGTGGCTAGAACTTGGGCTTTCAGTGATGGAGgttatagacctcttcagtatGCTCCTGGCTCATATAATGACCAAACTTTTAAGGTTA GGGCTTGATTTTGTTGTAGCTGAGGCCAGAAAGCATGGGATTAAGCTTATACTGAGTTTGGTTAACAATTATGAGAGCTTTGGTGGGAAAAAGCAGTACGTGAATTGGGCTAGAAATCAAGGGCAGTATTTGACATCTGATGATGATTTTTTTAGGAACCCTATTGTCAAAGGCTACTACAAGAATCATGTATCT ACTGTTCTTAACAGATACAACAGTTTCACTGGGCTTCACTACAAAAATGACCCAACAATCATGGCTTGGGAGCTTATGAATGAGCCCAGATGCACTTCTGATCCTTCAGGAAGGACTATTCAG GCATGGATAACAGAAATGGCTGCTCATGTTAAGTCCATAGACAGAAATCACTTGCTTGAAATTGGTTCAGAAGGGTTTTATGGACAATCATCTCCTCATAGAAGGAGTCTCAATCCTGGTTTAAATATTGGGACAGATTTCATTGCAAACAACAGAATCCCTCACATTGATTTTGCTACTGTTCATTCTTATCCTGACCAATG GTTAACAGGAGCAAATGATCAAAACCAGCTTTCTTTCTTGAACCAATGGCTAGACTCACACATCCAAGATTCACAAAACATTCTTCGAAAGCCATTACTTCTAACCGAATTTGGGAAATCTTCGAAAGATTCTGGCTACAACACATACCAGAGAGACCAGCTCTTCAACACAGTGTACAACAAGGTATACTCATCAGCTAAAAGAGGAGGAGTTGCAGCTGGGGCAATGTTTTGGCAACTTTTAACCGACGGGATGGACTCTTTTCGCGACGGTTATGAGATAATTCTGAGCCAAAGTTCCTCAACTGCAAATATAATTACTCAACAGTCTCACAAGCTTGATCAGGTCAGAAAAATCTTTGTAAGGATGAGAAATGTTGAGAGGTGGAAGAGGGCAAAAGCAGCTAGAAGAGCCCAATGGTTAAGCCGAAACAGAGGAAAACGCATAGGAAACTAA
- the LOC115712125 gene encoding lipid phosphate phosphatase epsilon 2, chloroplastic, with protein MMLYNMTLSPISSGPKMSGPTTLGLNFFPRFSSKPITVSPSLALFPTSKSNLSTSFLLSKGLSQCRRKLTYLGPNTMFELMKASAFRNGNGEEGVKTIEQEALVGGSSGLLSNGLESTLNRLSKWIVSGIFAAVLLGRHDAEAVWFAMGSIINALLSVALKRILNQERPASAVKSDPGMPSSHAQSIFFNFMFANFSIVEWLGVNDITLAISGFILIFGSYLTWLRVSQRLHTLSQVVVGAIIGSIFSVFWYWSWNAFLLQAFESSLWVQIIVLLVAAGSCLGFVFYVFQYWFRDE; from the exons ATGATGTTGTATAATATGACACTTTCTCCCATCTCAAGTGGACCGAAGATGTCAGGACCGACCACCCTTGGTCTAAACTTCTTTCCCCGCTTTTCTTCCAAACCCATCACGGTTTCTCCCTCACTTGCCCTTTTCCCCACATCAAAATCGAATCTTTCAACTTCTTTTCTGCTCTCCAAAGGCCTCTCTCAGTGTCGGAGGAAACTCACTTACTTGGGTCCCAACACCATGTTTGAATTGATGAAAGCTTCTGCTTTTAGGAACGGTAATGGTGAAGAAGGTGTTAAAACGATTGAACAAGAAGCTTTAGTTGGAGGGTCTTCTGGGTTGTTGAGTAATGGGCTTGAGTCAACCCTTAATCGACTG AGTAAGTGGATTGTATCTGGGATTTTTGCTGCTGTGCTTCTTGGGAGGCATGATGCAGAAGCCGTTTGGTTTGCCATGGGATCTATTATAAATGCTTTGCTATCTGTTGCATTAAAACGAATACTAAACCAAGAAAGACCTGCTTCTGCAGTGAAATCAGACCCTGGAATGCCCTCCTCACATGCTCAATCCATTTTCTTTAACTTCATGTTTGCCAATTTCTCAA TTGTGGAATGGCTAGGTGTTAATGATATTACACTTGCAATCAGTGGATTTATCTTGATTTTTGGTTCATATCTT ACATGGTTACGAGTCTCGCAACGACTTCATACTCTCAGCCAAGTGGTTGTTGGTGCAATTATAGGTTCAATATTCTCTGTtttttggtattggtcatggaatgCTTTCTTGCTGCAGGCCTTTGAATCCTCTTTATGGGTTCAAATAATTGTCCTACTTGTAGCTGCTGGATCATGCTTGGGATTTGTTTTCTACGTGTTTCAGTACTGGTTTAGGGATGAATAA